A DNA window from Bacillus marinisedimentorum contains the following coding sequences:
- a CDS encoding YqgQ family protein, protein MKTIYDVQQFLKQYGTIIYIGDRASDLELMEDEIHELYKSQLIETKDYQMAVLLLRQEARKAREKNEQYD, encoded by the coding sequence ATGAAAACGATTTACGACGTGCAACAATTTTTAAAACAGTACGGGACAATTATATATATCGGTGACCGGGCCAGCGATCTGGAACTGATGGAAGATGAAATCCATGAATTGTATAAGTCGCAGCTGATCGAGACGAAAGATTACCAGATGGCTGTTCTGCTGCTGCGCCAGGAAGCCCGGAAGGCGAGGGAAAAAAATGAACAGTACGATTGA
- the nfsA gene encoding oxygen-insensitive NADPH nitroreductase, with amino-acid sequence MNSTIETMLNHRSIRKFKDLELSNSQVEMIVKAAQSASTSSHVQAYSIIGVTDMAKKRKLAEIAKGQKYVEQNGHFFVFCADLHRHEVIADKREQKEVYGNLETAESFMVAVIDAALAAQNAAVAAESMGLGICYIGGLRNDMEGVADLLGLPQRTAPLFGMAVGYPDQDPGRKPRLPAAAVYHENEYMKDREKTARLLDQYDREMQDYYIARTGGKRKDTWSGMMAGMFSEPKRTYIKSFLKRIGFPFN; translated from the coding sequence ATGAACAGTACGATTGAAACGATGTTGAACCACCGATCAATCCGTAAGTTTAAAGATCTGGAACTATCTAACAGCCAAGTAGAGATGATCGTAAAAGCTGCCCAGTCAGCTTCTACTTCAAGCCATGTACAGGCTTATTCCATTATAGGTGTAACGGACATGGCAAAAAAGAGGAAGCTTGCTGAAATTGCAAAGGGCCAGAAATATGTGGAACAAAACGGACACTTTTTTGTGTTTTGTGCGGATTTGCACCGGCATGAAGTGATTGCCGATAAACGTGAACAAAAAGAGGTTTATGGAAATCTTGAAACAGCGGAATCGTTCATGGTCGCTGTCATTGATGCAGCGCTTGCCGCCCAGAACGCCGCTGTGGCAGCTGAATCTATGGGGCTGGGCATATGCTACATAGGCGGGTTGCGTAATGATATGGAAGGCGTGGCGGATTTACTCGGTCTGCCGCAGCGTACGGCACCGCTCTTTGGGATGGCAGTCGGCTATCCAGATCAGGATCCCGGAAGGAAGCCGCGGCTTCCTGCAGCCGCTGTTTATCACGAGAACGAATACATGAAGGATCGGGAAAAGACCGCTCGGCTGCTGGATCAGTATGACAGGGAAATGCAAGATTATTACATCGCCAGAACGGGCGGCAAACGAAAGGACACGTGGAGCGGCATGATGGCCGGGATGTTCTCAGAGCCGAAACGGACATACATAAAATCCTTTTTGAAGCGGATCGGGTTTCCTTTTAATTAA